In the Hordeum vulgare subsp. vulgare chromosome 7H, MorexV3_pseudomolecules_assembly, whole genome shotgun sequence genome, one interval contains:
- the LOC123410424 gene encoding B-box zinc finger protein 32-like, which produces MLASGLARPPSPSLYTRPVEVKHTTLPRPPPSSSSSWKTSGVPASDHEMERDGGVCGGAGARCALCGARADVHCAADAAFLCAPCDARVHGANFLASRHRRTRVCYAPKEEDEAVSGMTTSSSCVCTADSATTTTAAAAPQGRRGRPPAAAKSKSPRARGEEVLEGWAKKMGLEAGVARRRAAAAARTLRAVAAAPRRVPLRVAMAAALCLEVMAAHVGGAHEAGDALRRLEACAHVPARILVEVASSMGGARARRPAAAVDAEEGWGECP; this is translated from the coding sequence ATGTTGGCGAGCGGGCTAGCTCGGCCTCCGTCTCCGTCTTTATATACTCGCCCGGTCGAGGTGAAGCACACCACGCTGCCTcgaccgccgccgtcctcctcctcctcctggaagACATCCGGCGTACCTGCGAGCGACCACGAGATGGAGCGTGATGGAGGGGTGTGTGGCGGCGCGGGGGCGAGGTGCGCGCTCTGCGGCGCCCGGGCGGACGTGCACTGCGCGGCCGACGCGGCGTTCCTCTGCGCGCCCTGCGACGCCAGGGTCCACGGCGCCAACTTCCTCGCCTCCCGCCACCGCCGCACGCGCGTCTGCTACGCGcctaaggaggaggacgaggccgtGTCCGGCATGACCACGTCGAGCTCCTGCGTGTGCACGGCCGACTCCgccacgacgacgacggcggctgcGGCGCCGCAGGGGCGGAgggggaggccgccggcggcggcTAAGAGTAAGAGCCCCCGCGCGCGGGGCGAGGAGGTGCTTGAGGGGTGGGCCAAGAAGATGGGCCTCGAGGCGGGGGTGGCGCGCCGGCGCGCCGCGGCGGCCGCGCGCACGCTCCGGGCCGTGGCCGCGGCGCCGAGGAGGGTGCCGCTGCGCGTCGCGATGGCGGCCGCGCTTTGCTTGGAGGTGATGGCGGCTCACGTCGGCGGCGCACACGAGGCCGGCGACGCGCTCCGGCGGCTGGAGGCGTGCGCGCACGTGCCGGCGAGGATCCTCGTGGAGGTGGCTTCGTCCATGGGCGGCGCGCGCGCCAGGAGACCGGCCGCCGCCGTGGACGCCGAGGAGGGCTGGGGAGAGTGCCCGTGA